GCCTCTGGATCCCGCCACCGTGGTGGCCGGAGACCGAGGTGTGCCCGTGGTGCTTCTGGAAGAAGACACCCCGGCCAAGCAGGCCCTGCTGGAATTGGGCGACAACGTGGCCCGAGCCGCGCAGAACAGCCTGGAAGCGGCCTCGACCATCCATAGATAGGCGGCGGAACACATGAGCCATTTCAACCTGGCGAATTCCCTGACCATGGCGCGGATCGTGGCCGTGCCGGTCATGGTCTGCCTACTGTATTTCCCCAACCCGTTCATCTGTTGGGTGGCGGCGCTGTTCTTCGTGGCCGCCTCGGTGACCGACATCTTCGACGGCATCGTGGCTCGCCGACAGGGCCGCATCACCACCCTGGGCAAGTTTCTGGACCCCCTGGCCGACAAACTGCTCATCAGCTCGGTGCTGGTCATGCTTGTGCGCCTGGAGTGGGCTCCGGCCTGGGTGGCGGTATTGATCATCTGCCGGGAACTGGCCGTGACCGGGATGCGGGCCGTGGCGGCGGAGAAGGGCGAGGTCATCGCGGCGGATCGTTTCGGCAAGCTGAAAACCATCGCTCAGATCGTGGCCCTGACCCCGCTCATCCTGCACTATCCCGTGTTCGGACTGGACTCCGCGGCCATTGGTACGATCCTCTTGTATATCGCCCTGTTGCTGACGCTTTTCTCCGGCGGAAATTATCTGTACAATTTCTATAAAAACTGGTTACTATCCGAATAGGCTGAAGAATAACGGAAAAGGAAGGAGGCGGAGTCCGTGGATTCCGACAGCCGCCTGATGCGCATCACCAACTGCCTCCAGACCATCCTGGAGCTGGAGCCCGCACTCCGTAAACTGGAGTTCGGGCACACGCTGCTTGATGAATTCGAGGTGCTCAAGAACTTTCTCGCACGCATCGACGAGGTGGAGCTGTCCGAGTCCGACGTGGACCGCATTGAGCGGGCCACGGCCAATTTTTTGGAGGAACTGCGGGAGCCCATGGCCCAGATCGCCGCGTCGGCTGGAGCCGGCCACAGGCTTCAGTGAGAGGATATGCTGGCGCGTCGCATCCTGGTCGGTTTCCTCATCCTCCTGAATTTGTTCCTCTTTTTTCGGCTCATCTGGAGCGACCAGGGGTTGTTCGCCTACATGACGCTCAGGAACCGCTACGAACAGCTCCAGGCCCAGATCGACGATGTGGACAGGAAGAACCTGGATCTGAGTCAGGACATCCGGCGGCTGAAGTCGGACCGGGCTTACCAGGAGAAGGTCATCAGGGAGCGGCTCAAGTACGTCAAGGACAACGAAATCCTTTACCTCTTGCCCGAAGAGTCCGATAAACCCCTGGGAGATGGCGCGGATGACAAAAAAGATTGAGTGGTACCAGGAAGTCCTCTCGCTGGAGCCGGGTTCCAAGGTCTTTTTCGCCCTGGCCAAGCTCTTCGTCGAGACGGGGCAGCTGGAAGCGGCCGTGAACACGTTGCGTCAGGGCCTGGATCGCCATCCCGACTTTCTGGAGGCTCGGCTGCTGCTGGCCCAGGTGCTCGTCCGTCTGGAGCGCCCTGGCGAGGCCGCCCTGGCCGTGGAGCCCGTGACCCGGGCCCTGCGGGTCTACCCCGATTTTTGGCGGCTCTGGGCCCAGAGCGTGGTGGACGTCCAGCGCGATTTCGCGGTCTTCCTCATGCTTGTG
The genomic region above belongs to Desulfovibrio aminophilus DSM 12254 and contains:
- the pgsA gene encoding CDP-diacylglycerol--glycerol-3-phosphate 3-phosphatidyltransferase is translated as MSHFNLANSLTMARIVAVPVMVCLLYFPNPFICWVAALFFVAASVTDIFDGIVARRQGRITTLGKFLDPLADKLLISSVLVMLVRLEWAPAWVAVLIICRELAVTGMRAVAAEKGEVIAADRFGKLKTIAQIVALTPLILHYPVFGLDSAAIGTILLYIALLLTLFSGGNYLYNFYKNWLLSE
- a CDS encoding FtsB family cell division protein, which produces MLARRILVGFLILLNLFLFFRLIWSDQGLFAYMTLRNRYEQLQAQIDDVDRKNLDLSQDIRRLKSDRAYQEKVIRERLKYVKDNEILYLLPEESDKPLGDGADDKKD